In Acipenser ruthenus chromosome 6, fAciRut3.2 maternal haplotype, whole genome shotgun sequence, the following proteins share a genomic window:
- the c6h8orf74 gene encoding uncharacterized protein C8orf74 homolog yields MSSLTTGAVQEIANLQKEDGRQRLRELLKWKKFDEERDLRPGILLDFVYESLVFAVKKGFPWHSVARVIKISQELLNDSKDLSVTKAVELLRNKLSKCETQLAQNHQLDFLDFLMGTFIRHHGLYQFVLRGEREVDCTVTELQVHTPPNPLPLSEGTDSQVWQYQQRMATLTGDENQKRINMLLLKETAYREAEERLDMLYKDFAVQDTGTLERQVLEKVVQDAVRSQVEVLEEVLLKEVQLSLEILELKLQQKTLPRPNAPPTLTNSLASTKTETTAGSASKTSFARAPKGKKR; encoded by the exons ATGTCTTCCTTAACAACAGGTGCAGTGCAAGAGATAGCCAATTTGCAG AAAGAAGATGGTCGTCAGCGTTTAAGGGAATTATTAAAATGGAAAAAGTTTGACGAAGAACGTGATTTGAGACCAGGCATTCTTCTTGACTTTGTCTATGAAAGTCTTGTGTTTGCTGTGAAGAAGGGGTTCCCATGGCATTCTGTGGCACGGGTTATCAAGATATCGCAAGAACTTCTTAATGACAGTAAAG ATCTTAGTGTTACCAAAGCTGTAGAGCTGCTCAGGAATAAACTCTCAAAATGTGAAACCCAACTGGCCCAGAATCACCAACTGGACTTCCTAGATTTCCTCATGGGCACCTTTATCAGACACCACGGGCTGTACCAGTTTGTGCTGCgtggagagagagaggtagactGCACAGTGACCGAACTGCAGGTCCACACCCCCCCAAATCCCCTGCCGCTGAGCGAGGGTACAGACAGTCAGGTGTGGCAGTACCAGCAGAGGATGGCAACGCTGACAGGTGATGAGAACCAGAAACGGATCAACATGCTGCTCCTCAAGGAAACTGCTTACCGTGAGGCTGAGGAGAGACTAGACATGCTTTACAAAGACTTCGCGGTTCAAGACACAGGCACTCTGGAAAGACAG GTCCTGGAAAAAGTGGTGCAAGATGCAGTGAGGTCTCAGGTTGAGGTCTTGGAGGAAGTTCTCCTCAAGGAAGTACAATTGTCCCTGGAGATTCTGGAACTGAAACTGCAACAGAAGACTTTACCACGTCCAAACGCCCCCCCTACCCTAACAAACAGTCTTGCCTCAACCAAAACAGAGACAACCGCCGGCTCCGCTTCCAAAACCTCCTTTGCTCGTGCACCCAAAGGAAAGAAAAGATAG